In Kryptolebias marmoratus isolate JLee-2015 linkage group LG20, ASM164957v2, whole genome shotgun sequence, a genomic segment contains:
- the LOC108232799 gene encoding zinc finger and BTB domain-containing protein 14: MSDLLRYIDYDHKATFLKMLNQQRMEGEHCDVVVVVENIEFRAHRCVLAACSNYFKKLFKKQSDEDNSIVELDFIRSDIFEEVLNYMYTARLAVRKKDINMMMSSGQILGINFLDNLCTQKRELTNMKTRENQAPDDHGMRAQDAILKELAMEEVRKNSFYDQGMDGIGPGGSHVSQPHNYNTSMGKDPHTHSWASSTSSDMKLEYLLYGHRDHGSCQTTGAKPMDHNAKKERLLTANRPYGCEHCPKAFTTAAHLKEHLKIHSGFKPHRCVVCGKAFIRGPDLKRHERVHSNERPFACQMCEKAFKHKSHLKDHERQHRGERPFNCGSCDKAFIKASDLKRHWNTMHSANPRRQMSLSPAASQHGQADAADQRDWKLETGPHSHNSGDC; this comes from the coding sequence ATGTCTGATTTGCTGAGATATATCGACTACGACCACAAAGCCACCTTCCTGAAGATGCTCAACCAGCAGAGGATGGAAGGCGAGCACTGCGacgtggtggtggtggtggaaaACATCGAGTTCAGGGCTCACCGCTGCGTCCTGGCCGCCTGCAGCAACTACTTCAAGAAGCTCTTCAAGAAGCAGAGCGACGAGGACAACTCCATCGTGGAGCTGGACTTCATCCGCTCCGATATCTTCGAGGAGGTGCTCAACTACATGTACACGGCCCGGCTGGCCGTGAGGAAGAAGGACATCAACATGATGATGTCGTCGGGTCAGATCCTCGGCATCAACTTCCTGGACAACCTGTGCACCCAGAAGCGAGAGCTGACCAACATGAAGACCCGGGAGAACCAGGCTCCGGACGACCATGGGATGAGAGCACAGGACGCCATCCTGAAGGAGCTGGCCatggaggaggtgaggaagaaCAGCTTCTACGACCAGGGGATGGACGGGATCGGGCCCGGCGGCTCTCACGTGTCGCAGCCTCACAACTACAACACCAGCATGGGTAAAGACCCGCACACCCACAGCTgggcctcctccacctccagcgACATGAAGCTGGAGTACCTCCTCTACGGCCACCGCGACCACGGCTCCTGCCAGACCACGGGAGCCAAACCCATGGACCACAACGCCAAAAAGGAGCGGCTGCTCACTGCCAACCGCCCGTACGGCTGCGAGCACTGCCCCAAAGCCTTCACCACCGCCGCCCACCTCAAGGAGCACCTGAAGATCCACTCGGGCTTCAAGCCGCACCGCTGCGTGGTGTGCGGCAAGGCCTTCATCCGGGGGCCCGACCTGAAGCGGCACGAGAGGGTCCACAGCAACGAGAGGCCCTTCGCCTGCCAAATGTGCGAAAAGGCCTTCAAGCACAAGTCCCACCTGAAAGACCACGAGCGGCAGCACCGGGGCGAGCGGCCCTTCAACTGCGGATCCTGCGACAAAGCCTTCATCAAAGCGTCGGACCTGAAGCGCCACTGGAACACCATGCACAGCGCCAACCCCCGCAGACAGATGTCgctgtcgcccgccgcctcccAGCACGGCCAGGCGGACGCCGCCGACCAGAGAGACTGGAAGCTGGAGACCGGGCCACACTCACACAACTCGGGGGACTGCTGA